The following are encoded in a window of Amphibacillus xylanus NBRC 15112 genomic DNA:
- a CDS encoding RNA polymerase sigma factor has protein sequence MENQQTSYYLLLDMAQGSREAFNRFYQLYSDYVFRIAFNVIGEQLTAEDVCHDIFLDVFQNADQYSPKRGSVEAWLAIKTKSRAIDHLRKKKPLLIDRFEAILMSYEKDQPAEVAALSKMEHEIILAALNHIPKAQREVIYGAYFEGKTQKELAEKFKRPLGTIKSLVRYGLNHLRKQKILLQWIDSDRGEGHG, from the coding sequence GTGGAAAACCAGCAAACGAGTTATTACTTACTTTTAGATATGGCTCAAGGCTCTAGAGAGGCGTTCAATCGATTTTATCAGCTTTATAGTGATTACGTCTTTAGAATTGCTTTTAATGTTATTGGTGAGCAGTTAACTGCTGAGGATGTTTGTCATGATATATTTTTAGATGTATTTCAAAATGCTGATCAATACAGTCCGAAGCGGGGGAGTGTAGAAGCATGGCTTGCGATCAAAACGAAAAGTCGGGCGATAGATCATCTAAGAAAGAAGAAACCTTTATTGATTGATAGGTTTGAAGCGATTCTGATGTCTTATGAAAAGGATCAACCTGCTGAAGTTGCTGCATTATCAAAAATGGAACACGAGATTATTTTAGCAGCCTTAAACCATATTCCTAAGGCACAGCGAGAAGTGATTTATGGCGCTTACTTTGAAGGAAAGACACAAAAAGAACTGGCGGAAAAGTTTAAACGCCCTCTAGGAACAATAAAGTCACTGGTACGTTATGGGTTAAATCATTTGCGCAAACAAAAGATACTCTTGCAGTGGATAGATTCGGATCGGGGTGAAGGTCATGGTTAA